Proteins found in one Takifugu rubripes chromosome 15, fTakRub1.2, whole genome shotgun sequence genomic segment:
- the acat1 gene encoding acetyl-CoA acetyltransferase, mitochondrial: MLSSTMSSSSALVTMHVRKCKGLVYRYLAKSYSTRTSLNEVFIVSAARTPMGSFRGSLAAVPAPRLGSVAIKGAVDRAGIAPEEVKEVYMGNVLQAGEGQAPTRQALLGAGLTLATPATTINKVCASGMKAIMMAAQSLMCGHQDVMVAGGMESMSNVPYVMSRESPAYGGVKMEDLIVKDGLTDVYNKFHMGNCAENTAKKNQISREEQDDFAISSYSRSKAAHQAGVLAKEIVAVSIPQRGKADVLVSEDEEWRRVDFSKVPKLKPVFQKEDGTVTAANASTLNDGAAALVLMTGDALKRLGVCPLARIVSFADAAVAPVDFPIAPAYAVPKVLDSAGLRKEDIAMWEINEAFSVVVLANVKMLDLDPAKVNINGGAVSLGHPIGMSGTRIVGHMVHNLEAGQYGLAAICNGGGGASAVLIQRL; encoded by the exons ATGTTGTCGTCCACGATGTCATCGAGCAGTGCTTTAGTCACCATGCATGTTCGGAAGTGTAAAGGCCTG GTTTACAGGTACCTCGCGAAAAGTTACTCCACGCGCACGTCGCTCAAC GAGGTGTTTATCGTGAGCGCGGCCCGGACCCCTATGGGGTCTTTCCGGGGCAGCCTGGCCGCGGTGCCGGCCCCCCGGCTGGGCTCGGTGGCCATTAAAGGGGCCGTCGACAGAGCAG GAATTGCTCCTGAAGAAGTGAAGGAGGTCTACATGGGGAACGTGCTTCAGGCCGGAGAGGGCCAGGCCCCCACCAGACAGGCCCTGCTGGGTGCAG GCTTAACACTCGCCACTCCAGCAACAACTATTAACAAAGTGTGTGCCTCTGGGATGAAGGCCATCATGATGGCAGCGCAGAGCCTCATGTGTGGTCACCAG GATGTGATGGTGGCAGGTGGCATGGAGAGCATGTCCAATGTCCCCTATGTCATGTCCAGAGAGAGTCCAGCCTATGGAGGAGTGAAAATGGAAGATCTCATTGTCAAAGATGGACTCACTGACGTTTACAACAAATTCCACATG GGCAACTGTGCAGAGAACACGGCCAAGAAGAACCAGATCAGCCGAGAAGAGCAGGACGACTTCGCCATCAGCTCATACAGCCGCAGCAAAGCCGCACACCAGGCCGGAGTCCTGGCCAAAGAGATTGTAGCCGTTAGCATTCCTCAGAGAG GCAAGGCTGATGTGCTTGTGTCTGAAGATGAAGAGTGGAGGCGCGTGGACTTCAGCAAAGTCCCCAAACTCAAGCCCGTTTTCCAGAAGGAGGATG gcaCCGTCACGGCGGCCAACGCCAGCACCTTGAACGACGGAGCGGCTGCGCTGGTGTTGATGACCGGCGACGCCCTGAAGAGGCTGGGTGTCTGCCCGCTGGCCAGGATTGTCT CTTTTGCCGATGCTGCGGTTGCACCCGTTGATTTCCCGATTGCTCCTGCGTACGCTGTACCAAAG GTCCTGGATTCAGCAGGCTTGAGGAAAGAAGACATCGCTATGTGGGAGATCAACGAGGCCTTCAGTGTGGTCGTGCTGGCTAATGTCAAGATGTTGGACCTTGACCCTGCAAAGGTCAACATCAATGGCGGCGCTGTGTCCCTGGGACACCCCATCGG GATGTCGGGGACAAGAATTGTAGGTCACATGGTCCACAACCTGGAGGCCGGCCAGTACGGACTGGCAGCCATCTGCAACGGTGGGGGTGGGGCCTCCGCTGTGCTGATCCAGAGACTTTGA